The Gadus chalcogrammus isolate NIFS_2021 chromosome 16, NIFS_Gcha_1.0, whole genome shotgun sequence DNA window ccatatcctatcgtaaactcacccccccctccccacccttctgtcctcgtccccacatcctattgtaaacccccttcacacccctttgatctctctccgcaggtcctggagtaaaagccccccacccccctttattttttcacttctccATCTTAACGCcaccctctccgcaggtcctgttgcagatccctgtccccatcccattgaatactgtttattgacgggtacactcacagcacgacgtgcgaatagtgtgtgcttggtcattcAAGTGTTGGATATAGCCCCTGTgccgcgacccccacccccacctaacctccccctctctctcactcactcactgtctctctcgctctctcccccgctccctcttcctcttcctctctctctctcactcactcactcactcactcactttgatactcactcactcactctctctcttctgcaaataggtagggtctgcaatggtaagtctttttgttaagactgcatgatctctgacctgggacaaaagcagatctgtctctctctctctccccctctccccctctctccctctccccccctctctctcaccctctcatctctctcatctctctctctcctacaagtcagtagggtctgaatggtcagtcttttgttaagactgcatgacctctgacctggacaatagcagatctctctctccccctctctccctctcccccccactctctctctctcaccctctcatctctctcatctctctctctctctcctgcaagtcagtagggtctgaatggtcagtcttttgttaagactgcatgacctctgacctggacaatagcagatctctctctctctcactcactcactcactcactcactcactcactcactttgatactcactcactcactctctctcttctgcaaataggtagggtctgcaatggtaagtcttttgttaagactgcatgatctctgacctgggacaaaagcagatctgtctctctctctctccctctctccccctctctccctctcccccccactctctctctctcaccctctcatctctctcatctctctctctctctcctgcaagtcagtagggtctgaatggtcagtcttttgttaagactgcatgacctctgacctggacaatagcagatctctctctctctcactcactcactcactcactcactcactcactcactcactttgatactcactcactcactctctctcttctgcaaataggtagggtctgcaatggtaagtcttttgttaagactgcatgatctctgacctgggacaaaagcagatctctctctctctctctctctctctccccctctctccctctccccccccactctctctctcacaccctctcatctctctcatctctctctctctctctcctgcaagtcagtagggtctgaatggtcagtcttttgttaagactgcatgacctctgacctggaatagcagatctctctcgctctctctccccctcttcctcttcctcactcactcactttgatactcactcactcactctctctcttctgcaaataggtagggtctgcaatggtaagtcttttgttaagactgcatgatctctgacctgggacaaaagcagatctgtctctctctctctccctctctccccctctctccctctcccccccactctctctctctcaccctctcatctctctctctctctctcctgcaagtcagtagggtctgaatggtcagtcttttgttaagactgcatgacctctgacctggaatagcagatctctctcgctctctctcccccgctccctcttcctcttcctcactcactcactcactcactcactcactcactcactctctctccactttgtttgtacagacatattgcttttgggcaaccaggaaggttgttccacaaattcaatacggaatattgaagagtaattaacgttgtacaatcttgtaactcccaattcctcgctctttctctctgtctgcctgcctgtctaaaggtAGGCCCTACCACAccctttaaattccttccccatcctttagtccctatctcccacccccccccacagaatagatttgtctttaatgccccactggcgtcgttttgagtacttgtagttaacgattgttcatggttatgggtgcgaggtaaggtcctccactatcggtctctgtgaagatcgagccacaaaagaacattaacgagagttccaatctcctcctccactgtcttaatgaaccccatcccccaccaccaatcttcctccctctaaacCCTCATCATATAGACCACCCCCCAGCCTCTCAcacgacacatctctctctgtgtcgctatttttaacaacgataacttttatatatacatgtacacacagcgcggagaaagtgtactgagagcgcaaaatgcggttaagtggtagccttatgccacaaggtaccacagtgttcagccggacagatagaactcagaagtttctgtagtcggctgatacgtatgtagtatgcaccgcagccatatttgtagttcttggtagtgccgcctactcgttaacacgagattattcctaattacatctcaacatctccaaatgtaccacaagtatataactattattagtcccaactagacgtccccccaactttccaagtagccgatctcttgcatttgtaataaatttgttctcttttctcgtcaggccttggcaacccgagcagtaatggatgcccgacattcatcattttaatcgttaacattactacaaatattctcttttctaatcaggaaggcaacgatcagttgcccatcatcatcattttacttctgtgcataaaatattaattctcttttctctttaggaggtggcaacacaagcattatagttgccaaacactcatctttttacttctctgcattgatcttaattctttctctctccaggaaatggcagtataagaacgaatgccaaacactgacagtaattattttttcaggttgctgagcACTTCTGTCTATTATACATGCGTTTTGTAtagcaagacaggtagagaaccaggctggttcaaatagacacggggttcaactgctagaataatatgttgaattaataaatggtgcacatggttttaaacggtgcccaaggagggagttagctcaactgcggtagacacaattacaatacgttttttgcgaatattaaatgtacatggcttaaattctgctataatcagctactacatacgaataaacactgcgtgaaatgttcaaaggtcaactattgcttccgttggagcgattgcaatagatataatatcgtaccacaatatgaatgcattatcttgtattcgacaattaggaaagccggattccagaaaCTAGAAGCCTACAAAAGGGCACCAACCCAGAGGTCttgcatcaaccagatccctgtacggcagttacacagtgatcttaaaatagctagactccacatcatgaacggttagcctttaaagttgtccatagcgtgcataccgctcgtccacagaaatccggggttatccaggcctggggattcttattagaagagttctgggataacctccaatagaggagtcccccccaatagaggatcctgaggacaagcggtagaaatgcatagttcaacagacctgacgaggtccaaaataccaaaataagaaatggttaggattggttaattttaatgcgcatggctgaagcaatgcgcaaggagggatgtagtgtgaatattaaatcaaagattgaaagttgtgtagcaagacagatCACAGACCAGAAGCCGTCCGATCCAGAGAATCCTTCACCAACGTCGGTGACACCTGGCGAGTGGATCTGGGTGAAAAAACACCATCGAAAGACCTAGAAGACCGGTGGAAGGGGCCATACAAGGTATTCTTGGCCaaacccttttctgtttctgtagaggaccgacgtggggcccagtggcaccacctgagccggtgccgcaaagcagatactcctggcagatcgtggactgagaccctgaccgacctagctgcactccaagccaaggacaaacactcctcatcccaagacgatgggccacagcgtgcccttgggaaagtacctggtaggattccttctggtagtcctgttccaagaaggagcgggagacaacatcgccaggtacccaccgcctaaaccaacaacaacaggtcaGGTCTCGTTAAGGTACTGTCGAGGGATAGAAAGTATCTTTGAGCTGAATTTTTGTGATATGCTGCCCTGTGGGACCAGGAAGGACCGGGTCTAccaggcagaaaagtacatgtGCGTAAGCACCAGACGAGACGGTAGCTACATGAGAGATTATTCCTGCGAGGCGTGGTTTCAGACATCGTGGCTTACCCATCCTGGGTACAAGGAGGGCTATTATCCCCTGAGGTCCAACTACAAGGAAATCCAAAAGGGAATCTCCCTTACCAGAAGATTATATGGCTATAAAGAAGTCTGGAGCAATAATGGTCTAGCAGTCAAGGGAGAGTCAATATTCATAAAGTTAAGGGCAGATTTACTCATTCCCGAAAACAGATCTCATAAGACAGACAAAGGCCTGGTTTTTCTAACGTTAAGGGCGGATACTTATGGGGAGGACCTAAAGGTAGTTATCCATCTATCAGGAGTTGCATGCGGTCCCAATAAATTTCCATCTAGAGGGACGTATGATTCCTTAGGAGCGCCTCATCTCTCACCACCCCCGGTAGTGCACCCAAATGGAGGGACGCACGAAGAATATTGGGAGGTAAAGACGGGTGAGCTTGATCAGAACATGTGGTTAAAATGGATGAACTACACGGCCCGGGCCCAGGGCAAGACCAACTGCATTATCTGTGCCGCCGGCCGCCCCTCCTTGACCACAGCCCCCGCTAGAATCACCCCGCATAATTCACCGCAAGGTTTTGTTTGTCTATTGGAATTATTCGTGGACGGCCACATCCCAGGGTGCACAATTGCAATAAAATCcagactaaataacatgtatcctCAGACCCCGATTAGATCTTTACCCCCAAGATTTGAAGTTAATTTAACTCCGGACTATCATTGTATCACAGGAAGGGGAACAGGGAGAAAGGTGGGATCATTTCCTCTTGACTCTTGTAACACCACTAGAGAGATAAAATTGTTGTCCAATATGACCCGTGCCCGTAGTGAtatatggtggttctgtggaggTCTGATCCTCAGGGGAGTTCTCCCCTTTGAATTCTCAGGAACATGCGCAATCATACAGTTAATAATGCCCATCTACATTTTACCCGATAGCAAGACGGTGATGGATCTCACATTATCCAGCAACGGTGGTCTCCCGGACTTGACCCGTCGGAAACGAGAGTATGCACCAGTCCCGGGtagttttgataaaaacatatacatagacGCAATAGGAGTACCCCGAGGGGTCCCCAACGAACATAAAGCCCGGAATCAGGTagcggcaggatttgaatcagttctattttggtggtctactattaataaaaatgttgactggataaattacatatactataatcaacaacggtttgttaattttacagaagaggcagtcaaaggactgtccgaacaattggatgccacctcccggatgacctatcagaataggctagctttagatatgttattagcagaacgaggaggggtgtgcgggatgatagggacaacatgttgtacatttatccccaataacacagcaccagaTGGGTCCGTGGCCAGGGCATTGGCTGGACTGCAATCCCTCAAGTTGGAGTTGGCCGAGAACTCCGGTATTGGTGACCCaatagctggatggatggagaacctgtttggtaggtggagaggtatgatccagtcagtactcatcgcgggaatagtggcagtagccgtgttaattgttgtcggctgctgttgtattccctgcgcacgagggctactgaatcggctgatcaccacagcattgGGCGCCACAAAAGTGCCAGGTGACATTCATGCTTACGTAGGAATCAGATATAATCCGTTGAACTTGAATGAGATACCACCTGAGGAGCCTGAACCTATCCAAttacaatatatagaataaaatgccaccatttgtagcacctgtgtctaagataatcaatatcctggatttacttgaataattaattattgaaccaccaagacgagttgtgcttgttattatatagtattgtttggttgtgagtacaactcgttatttctgaatcgctgcattaataatggtacagttgatcttccttgaggcgattgttttacaggccacctgttactgacacgacgacgacggagaacctgtttgaaggctcccatgatgtaggagtaacccctctgagttgagcccttgacaaggagggacgagtcttgggttcatgaattacaggccagacggcgacagaaaaaacaatgactgcaataataacaagcccaaaaccacccacatgaaccggcgcaccaaaacacgaagatcacctgaaccccccaaatctatgccctaaccacccacatgaaccggcgcaccaatacacgaagatcacctgaaccccccaaatccatgatagcttgtcaattattttgaaattttaaaattgtattatgtctaccaatttttactttacttttacacatgatgaaaattgtatggccttgtagcacatagccaaaagtattagctcaggatttctatgagtggttttgtttgtgtgatatttggccatgtgattttatgataacaagatttatgttcattgttgtattgttaaataatgacctgtatttccaatgagacccacaaggtggatgccatttcagtattatgagcccgttgtggtttttcccctctattcaagagttttccacaacggtagatggtgttgatcctaatttgactgttttcggtgtggtaaatggtgtttatgatttaaaatattattgtatggtcatctgagatgaccaaggagggactgttacgtattttaagaatctaagctacccacacatagacttaatgaagaccaaacatattagccgtaaataccatacatagccacaaggggagccttactgaaggctgcaatagatactttatccacagagggcagcaccacagaccaagcgaggaaaccgaggattacgtcccaccggttttctccaagtcttccggtcctccgagtccataagaaagcctccacatcttgAAGACAACAGAACTCTCCAGGCAGCGCTAGGACATTCGTGGGCTAAAGTCttagaccagctaggagaacactctcgcacgtgctaaggcacatcttcaatctctcttaacttcagagcatcagtttaccataccgaaaatactttatacaaataaagtatctctttaaagctattcctttggattcgacccctctttccttgaagaacatgataGTATCCTAAAACTACCGGTTGAAAGCTTCAGTTAAGACCTACAATACTATGCATCATTCGTGTAGCACATTTCAGATCAAACCGAGTCattataaacatataaaaagtTGTGTAGATAGCTGTAAAATATTCCTCGCTTCAAGCAGCcatgtttttttgaaaattcCCGGTTTCGCTATGTGCTCTGGGATAGCCCTTGGAGGAGcaagtgagctctcaaatcatcttaaaaataaggggtacatagcactcaatcttatcccttaatcttgatcaaattgggtattgagacaccactagctcttacatgaacgcgcaacttcaagggtaagggggaagataaggggtaaggggaagtattgagattgggcctAAGTGTAAGGTTTAGATACACAAGGTCACAAGATCACCTGTTTTCATAAGTTTTCACACTGTTGTGTGGTTATTTTTCCTGAATAAAATGTCTCCCAAAATTATCCCCCCCTCTGGTTTTTTCACAAATCGCACCCTGCACATACatgtatatgagaatgcatatctattcagacctgtaattcggcctacctgcataactgttaatttaacttaaaagatatgcaaatgtttgaaattaaaatcaatgtgaaaatcttcaaccaggaaataatcataatcaaaccttttgtttcaatctgaggcaaaacaagttgcataataaactcacaaagtcaagaaaagctctctctctctctctctctctgattgagCGGAAGGTGCGTGATTTGCGGAGCAGAGCGgagcgtgtgtgagagcgaTATTGAGAAGTTTTTGTGAATTTTTTTCATAGTTTTTTTCGGTAAATGTTGTATATATGGTTGGGTGAAGGTTTTGCGAGGTGTTTGGTGGTTTTTGGTGCTACTTTGGGGTGTTTTTTCGCGATCGACCAGCAGCCGCTGGTCGGTGCACCGAGAGTATGGCGGCGTTCGAGGGGCTCAGCCGCAAGCATGGTTTCAAGATCTCCACCACCTTCCCGTGTTCAGTGGAGGACTGCAGTCATGGAGTGGCAGACGTTGTCGGGCACAGCAGCATCAAGTCCGCGGAGGGGTCGTTATTTTTGTGGACAGCGTGGCCAAGGCATACCAAGTGGTGGAATCTGGGATCGTTGTGAATGatttgtttgtgtccgtgtctcAGCTTACAACGCCGGCAGCGAGGATTACTATTTCTAACATCCCTCCGTTCATCGGCGATGAGGTTCTGGTTCGGGAACTATCGAGGCACGGGAAAATAGTGTCTCCAATCAGGAAGCTGCCGTCAGGCTGCAAGTCTCCCCTGCTGCGGCATGTAGTGTCGCATAGACGGCAAGTGCACATGATTCTGAACAAGAAGGACAGTGAACTGAGTTTAGTTTTTCaattaaagggactcttacctttgttgcatttttacactttttttggataaggttaaattggtattaataaggtaataacactctaatatgcaagacagacccaccaggagtaaaaacaaacatttattttactctcataatatttagtgaaaacttcaaccaataaaattcttcggaccgaatgaccttattggccgacagacctgtctgtttgctgcatggatatataaggttttccgtctgcttcttgtggcgcattcgggcccgcgtcatcaaggcgcgtcctcaactagagggtttgttttgattccacggcagacagtagcgagtagcgaccgtagcgactgacgatggcagaccaaagtggtccacggcgtactgaaactgcaccattcagtccgattaggggactcatctcggactcagactcacagagttaccctcctctggagcctcaggaagacctccagactgttggccaccaactgcaccattcagtccgacaaggggacccgattcggcctcagaagccaagtggtcccgctcccctggatgattctcaggacctccagaccgttggcaaccaaccgcaccactcagtccgattaggggacccatttcggactcagacgcgacgttgtcccgctactctggagctactggaagacctccagaccgttggcacccaaccgcaccactcagtccgattacgggacccatttcggactcagacgcgacgttgtcccgctactctggagctacaggaagacctccagaacgttggcacccaaccgcaccactcagtccgattacgggacccatttcggactcagacgcgtcttcttcggacttcttgtttactagacccctggtagatattatgacccctgggagtctaaacataacccatgggagtctaaacataacccatgggagtctagaacttttgtactgtagcgaccctgggacagttaaatagtttgtgtgttatgtgttacattatatttcgttgtccgctatgccagttgttctatgtgtatgtattgtaatgttcttcttgtcaatcagcgtgggggcgaatcattaggtcagctgggggagggccttggaagaacaggagggtgggggcctgcacgcgagtgagaccgtgttgggggttgccggggtaaccggggtttgttttgtgtcggttttctgccgttggttacaatgttacgggtttcagtgacctggttttggttcattaaaactaccttcaactactaatgactcgacatcattatgtcaccggcgaggtcgttacagtactctaaaaaataacgcttagttttgtacgcttagggggtggggcattggaggaaggcgggatgatttgaatgtgctgtaattctcaaatgcaacaaaggtcagagtccctttaaggGTGGATGATTTTGACTATGCTGTGTTTGTAAATTCTGGAACTCTGAAGTGTTTTGCCTGCGGGAAAGAAGGGCATTTAGTCAGAGCTTGCCCGGAAATAGCCCCCAAAAATCGGCCTGAGCCTACTGAGGCGCCAGCAGGCCCCTCCGAAGATGTGGACGCTGTAAAACAGCGGGCTGCAAGCATTGAGATCACAGAAGAAAATGTAACTACAAAGCAGTGTGAGGAAATTCCAGAAAAGGTTTTTCTATTATGTGTTGACAATGGAAAAAATAATGAGTGTGTTGTTCAGGAGAAGGGGGACAATGTTACAGAACCAGCAGAGAGTGTAGAGGCTGGGCCCAGCTCTGCTGCAGTAGAGCAGAGGGACAGTGAGGGTGggttgatggaggaggaagacagtAGGTGTAAGGCTCCCCTTCTTAAAAGGAAACAGAACAGTGAAACCTGTGGCTCTAAAGCCAAGAAAACAgcagaaggggaggagaaggaggtgcagaCAGAGTCTAGTGGTGAAGAGACAGAgtccagtgaggaggagatggtggactGTGTAACAGACAGTCAGCCCCTCACTGACTCACCACTGGCTTCTGCTTCACAGCTGGATGGGATGTACTCAGTACATAGTATACAGGTGTTCttgaaaagaacaaaaaatatGAAGAATGTCCAGTATGATAAACATTTTGCAGACAAAAAAATGCTGTTGCTATTTGTAAAATCTCAGATGAAcatcagaggggagggaggtttcACTGAGAAGGAGTATTACAGATTGAAAAAAATTGGGCAGAGACTAGCAAAAGAACTAAGCAATGTTGAAGATGCAGAGGGTATATAAAGCATTGTGCCTAACGTCAGCTTGAACGAGTCACTTTACACTGtcaatgtgttgttgtttgtttttttttaactgcgttttaatgagtgtgtttatttagttatttattgctGTCTAACCAAAAGTCTTCGTTGTCTGTGTTAATTTGTTTGAAGAAAGAAACGTTGAATAAAGTTTTTTTcaaaagtctctctctccctctctctctctctctctctccatagaataacttctagcaggtgaggaaaacctgtttgacaggagatgatggtagcagagaatataaagagacatttatgaataaccaattgtcattttatcacacatatagtatgtttcttcacataaacctttaaacatacacatattgcattcctctcgaaatagtcatcacctcagtaaacaataaatgaatgaaagattacaataaattcaatggcaaatattgcaaattaaactaattatttccaataggtttacttgtattttgtgctaaaattAAAAGTGTCacatctgtatttacaatacagcttgattctgcatctctatttacagctcattagtccatgggtgtgttcgaaaccgcctacttgcttactactcttactaactatgacgtcaaattgagtaagcaGAACGTAGTAACCGAgttttaggtaagcgagtagtatccgaatgtGTTCTACTTCCGGAAGGATTTTGTgtaagcatcgctagcttactagacgtactcaactgccccagaatgcactgcgtctattcaaaagaacaatggaagcaatggcgctaaacggggagccgcagcagcagggccCACAGCCATACCGatgtaattgtttaataattgtttttaaaatatcaccgcaaatccttaggttgaagatgtactgtgacgttaaatgtgacgtatatatatttatttataatatttattaacggcgcccggccggtaggttattgacacgtcatttgattcacgtcatctgaggtggttaagtaaggacggtcttctgaacgtagattactcaaatggattactcaatcattatttaaggattcgagaagtaagccaaatatttagtaggtagtaagcagtaagcaagtaggtggtttcgaacacaccccatgtcaatgttt harbors:
- the LOC130405920 gene encoding uncharacterized protein LOC130405920: MGHSVPLGKYLVGFLLVVLFQEGAGDNIARYPPPKPTTTGQVSLRYCRGIESIFELNFCDMLPCGTRKDRVYQAEKYMCVSTRRDGSYMRDYSCEAWFQTSWLTHPGYKEGYYPLRSNYKEIQKGISLTRRLYGYKEVWSNNGLAVKGESIFIKLRADLLIPENRSHKTDKGLVFLTLRADTYGEDLKVVIHLSGVACGPNKFPSRGTYDSLGAPHLSPPPVVHPNGGTHEEYWEVKTGELDQNMWLKWMNYTARAQGKTNCIICAAGRPSLTTAPARITPHNSPQGFVCLLELFVDGHIPGCTIAIKSRLNNMYPQTPIRSLPPRFEVNLTPDYHCITGRGTGRKVGSFPLDSCNTTREIKLLSNMTRARSDIWWFCGGLILRGVLPFEFSGTCAIIQLIMPIYILPDSKTVMDLTLSSNGGLPDLTRRKREYAPVPGSFDKNIYIDAIGVPRGVPNEHKARNQVAAGFESVLFWWSTINKNVDWINYIYYNQQRFVNFTEEAVKGLSEQLDATSRMTYQNRLALDMLLAERGGVCGMIGTTCCTFIPNNTAPDGSVARALAGLQSLKLELAENSGIGDPIAGWMENLFGRWRGMIQSVLIAGIVAVAVLIVVGCCCIPCARGLLNRLITTALGATKVPGDIHAYVGIRYNPLNLNEIPPEEPEPIQLQYIE